The following coding sequences are from one Oncorhynchus clarkii lewisi isolate Uvic-CL-2024 chromosome 20, UVic_Ocla_1.0, whole genome shotgun sequence window:
- the LOC139376859 gene encoding endothelial PAS domain-containing protein 1-like isoform X1 has translation MTADKDKKRSSSERRKEKSRDAARCRRSKETEGFYELAHQLPLPHSVSSHLDKASIMRLAISFLRTRKVVGPGCSNGAETEEDRQTDSMYLKSLEGFVTVVTSDGDMIFLSENINKFMGLTQVELTGQSIFDFTHPCDHDEIRENLSLKNGTGKKGKALSTERDFFMRMKCTVTNRGRTVNLKSASWKVLHCTGHLKVYNSCAPHGLCGFKEPPLTCLVMMCEPIPHPSNIDTPLDSKTFLSRHSMDMKFTYCDDRVTELMGYSPEDLLGRSVYEFYHALDSDSVTKSHQNLCSKGQAVSGQYRMLAKHGGYVWVETQGTVIYNSRNSQPQCIVCVNYVLSDVENKSMIFSMDQTESLFKPHHMNSFFTQSGAAVAAEPIKTLFTKLKEEPEDLAQLAPTPGDAVITLDFGRPQFEEPHPPLYPKMSPMPPPAPQGWGSDAHKPCPAGDMSNHMAATFSVPQNPTPGSATPSTAPPSLSSCSTPSSPGDYYSERESDLKVELTEKLFALDTEGPKSPGSTQSVLSDLDLETLAPYIPMDGEDFQLHPIITEEAPGGTEGAADQMGHRTTQNGFSNIASLFQPLGSPQSAHYQPAKWAPGDKRGPNHSEISPMDSRPTLPYTGPAQITPYHTLASTPLSSMGGRQNLQWPPDPPLHYQQQVDAMGGSNSCQNMPVNRMHKQRSMENFVQAYRDMSPARIAIANNFKRSFTQMAVGDSTLSTPSEMMWKRMRNESCAILDRSLSTSSLADKGMCIHGGVDQCLSPLQRHRKSQYPGCGNSAPKKAFPEQWCNYREYRMLPSPKTEGVASRLLGPSFETYCLPELTRYDCEVNVPLQGNLHLLQGSDLLRALDQAT, from the exons GCTGCTCCAACGGTGCAGAGActgaggaggacagacagacggacagtatGTATTTGAAGTCACTGGAGGGGTTTGTCACTGTGGTTACATCAGACGGCGACATGATCTTCCTCTCAGAAAACATCAACAAGTTCATGGGCTTAACACAG gTAGAGTTGACTGGACAAAGCATCTTTGACTTCACCCACCCCTGCGACCACGATGAGATTCGCGAGAACCTGAGTCTGAAAAATG GCACTGGGAAGAAGGGGAAAGCCTTGAGCACTGAGAGAGACTTCTTCATGAGGATGAAGTGCACAGTGACAAACCGTGGACGCACTGTCAACCTGAAATCAGCCAGCTGGAAA GTTCTGCACTGCACTGGCCACCTGAAGGTGTACAACAGTTGCGCCCCTCATGGGCTGTGTGGGTTCAAGGAGCCTCCTCTCACCTGCCTAGTGATGATGTGTGAGCCCATCCCCCACCCCTCCAACATCGACACGCCCCTGGACAGCAAGACCTTCCTGAGCCGCCACAGCATGGACATGAAGTTCACCTACTGCGACGACAG AGTCACTGAGTTGATGGGCTACAGTCCTGAAGATCTGCTGGGCCGCTCTGTCTATGAGTTCTACCACGCTTTGGACTCTGACAGTGTCACCAAGAGCCACCAGAACC tgtgCAGTAAAGGTCAGGCAGTGAGTGGACAGTATCGAATGCTGGCCAAACATGGAGGCTACGTgtgggttgagacccagggcacAGTCATCTACAACAGCCGGAATTCCCAGCCGCAGTGCATCGTTTGTGTCAACTACGTCCTCAG TGACGTGGAGAACAAGTCCATGATCTTCTCCATGGACCAGACTGAGTCTCTGTTCAAGCCACACCACATGAACAGTTTCTTCACCCAGAGTGGTGCTGCGGTGGCCGCGGAGCCCATCAAGACCCTGTTCACCAAACTCAAAGAGGAGCCAGAAGACCTTGCTCAGCTGGCTCCCACACCTGGAGACGCCGTCATCACCCTTGACTTTG GAAGGCCACAGTTTGAGGAGCCTCATCCTCCTCTTTACCCCAAGATGTCTCCCATGCCCCCTCCGGCCCCCCAGGGCTGGGGCAGTGATGCCCACAAGCCCTGCCCGGCAGGAGACATGTCCAACCACATGGCTGCCACCTTCTCAGTGCCCCAGAACCCCACACCAGGCAGTGCCACCCCCAGCACTGCCCCCCCTAGCCTGAGCAGTTGTTCCACG CCCAGCAGCCCAGGGGATTactacagcgagagagagagtgacctgAAGGTAGAGCTGACTGAGAAGCTCTTTGCTCTGGACACAGAGGGGCCCAAGAGCCCCGGCAGCACTCAG TCGGTCCTGAGTGATTTGGATCTGGAGACCCTGGCTCCCTACATCCCCATGGACGGAGAAGACTTCCAACTCCACCCCATCATTACTGAAGAGGCCCCTGGAGGCACCGAGGGGGCCGCTGACCAAATGGGACACCGCACCACACAGAACGGGTTCAGCAACATCGCCAGCCTCTTCCAGCCCCTGGGATCCCCACAGTCTGCCCACTACCAGCCCGCCAAGTGGGCCCCAGGAGACAAGAGAGGCCCCAACCACAGTGAAATAAGCCCCATGGACTCCAGGCCTACTCTGCCCTACACAGGCCCTGCACAGATCACCCCCTACCACACCCTAGCCAGCACCCCTTTGTCCTCCATGGGCGGACGTCAGAACCTGCAGTGGCCCCCCGATCCCCCGTTACACTACCAACAACAAGTGGACGCCATGGGCGGAAGCAACTCATGTCAGAACATGCCGGTCAACAGGATGCACAAGCAGAG GTCAATGGAGAACTTTGTCCAGGCCTACAGAGACATGAGTCCTGCTAGAATCGCCATAGCCAACAACTTCAAGCGTTCCTTCACGCAAATGGCAGTG GGTGACTCCACCCTGAGTACGCCATCAGAGATGATGTGGAAGAGGATGAGGAATGAAAGCTGTGCCATCCTGGATAGATCTCTCAGCACCAGCTCACTGGCAG ATAAAGGTATGTGCATACATGGGGGTGTTGACCAGTGTCTCAGCCCCCTTCAACGGCACAGGAAGTCCCAGTATCCAGGATGTGGAAACAGTGCACCTAAAAAAGCCTTCCCCGAACAGTGGTGCAACTACAGAGAATACCGTATGCTGCCCTCTCCCAAAACTGAGG gGGTTGCCAGTCGGCTGTTGGGCCCGTCCTTTGAGACCTATTGTCTGCCAGAGCTCACCCGCTACGACTGCGAGGTCAATGTCCCTCTCCAAGGCAACCTGCACTTGCTGCAGGGCAGTGACCTACTGAGAGCCTTGGACCAGGCCACCTAG
- the LOC139376859 gene encoding endothelial PAS domain-containing protein 1-like isoform X2: protein MTADKDKKSSERRKEKSRDAARCRRSKETEGFYELAHQLPLPHSVSSHLDKASIMRLAISFLRTRKVVGPGCSNGAETEEDRQTDSMYLKSLEGFVTVVTSDGDMIFLSENINKFMGLTQVELTGQSIFDFTHPCDHDEIRENLSLKNGTGKKGKALSTERDFFMRMKCTVTNRGRTVNLKSASWKVLHCTGHLKVYNSCAPHGLCGFKEPPLTCLVMMCEPIPHPSNIDTPLDSKTFLSRHSMDMKFTYCDDRVTELMGYSPEDLLGRSVYEFYHALDSDSVTKSHQNLCSKGQAVSGQYRMLAKHGGYVWVETQGTVIYNSRNSQPQCIVCVNYVLSDVENKSMIFSMDQTESLFKPHHMNSFFTQSGAAVAAEPIKTLFTKLKEEPEDLAQLAPTPGDAVITLDFGRPQFEEPHPPLYPKMSPMPPPAPQGWGSDAHKPCPAGDMSNHMAATFSVPQNPTPGSATPSTAPPSLSSCSTPSSPGDYYSERESDLKVELTEKLFALDTEGPKSPGSTQSVLSDLDLETLAPYIPMDGEDFQLHPIITEEAPGGTEGAADQMGHRTTQNGFSNIASLFQPLGSPQSAHYQPAKWAPGDKRGPNHSEISPMDSRPTLPYTGPAQITPYHTLASTPLSSMGGRQNLQWPPDPPLHYQQQVDAMGGSNSCQNMPVNRMHKQRSMENFVQAYRDMSPARIAIANNFKRSFTQMAVGDSTLSTPSEMMWKRMRNESCAILDRSLSTSSLADKGMCIHGGVDQCLSPLQRHRKSQYPGCGNSAPKKAFPEQWCNYREYRMLPSPKTEGVASRLLGPSFETYCLPELTRYDCEVNVPLQGNLHLLQGSDLLRALDQAT, encoded by the exons GCTGCTCCAACGGTGCAGAGActgaggaggacagacagacggacagtatGTATTTGAAGTCACTGGAGGGGTTTGTCACTGTGGTTACATCAGACGGCGACATGATCTTCCTCTCAGAAAACATCAACAAGTTCATGGGCTTAACACAG gTAGAGTTGACTGGACAAAGCATCTTTGACTTCACCCACCCCTGCGACCACGATGAGATTCGCGAGAACCTGAGTCTGAAAAATG GCACTGGGAAGAAGGGGAAAGCCTTGAGCACTGAGAGAGACTTCTTCATGAGGATGAAGTGCACAGTGACAAACCGTGGACGCACTGTCAACCTGAAATCAGCCAGCTGGAAA GTTCTGCACTGCACTGGCCACCTGAAGGTGTACAACAGTTGCGCCCCTCATGGGCTGTGTGGGTTCAAGGAGCCTCCTCTCACCTGCCTAGTGATGATGTGTGAGCCCATCCCCCACCCCTCCAACATCGACACGCCCCTGGACAGCAAGACCTTCCTGAGCCGCCACAGCATGGACATGAAGTTCACCTACTGCGACGACAG AGTCACTGAGTTGATGGGCTACAGTCCTGAAGATCTGCTGGGCCGCTCTGTCTATGAGTTCTACCACGCTTTGGACTCTGACAGTGTCACCAAGAGCCACCAGAACC tgtgCAGTAAAGGTCAGGCAGTGAGTGGACAGTATCGAATGCTGGCCAAACATGGAGGCTACGTgtgggttgagacccagggcacAGTCATCTACAACAGCCGGAATTCCCAGCCGCAGTGCATCGTTTGTGTCAACTACGTCCTCAG TGACGTGGAGAACAAGTCCATGATCTTCTCCATGGACCAGACTGAGTCTCTGTTCAAGCCACACCACATGAACAGTTTCTTCACCCAGAGTGGTGCTGCGGTGGCCGCGGAGCCCATCAAGACCCTGTTCACCAAACTCAAAGAGGAGCCAGAAGACCTTGCTCAGCTGGCTCCCACACCTGGAGACGCCGTCATCACCCTTGACTTTG GAAGGCCACAGTTTGAGGAGCCTCATCCTCCTCTTTACCCCAAGATGTCTCCCATGCCCCCTCCGGCCCCCCAGGGCTGGGGCAGTGATGCCCACAAGCCCTGCCCGGCAGGAGACATGTCCAACCACATGGCTGCCACCTTCTCAGTGCCCCAGAACCCCACACCAGGCAGTGCCACCCCCAGCACTGCCCCCCCTAGCCTGAGCAGTTGTTCCACG CCCAGCAGCCCAGGGGATTactacagcgagagagagagtgacctgAAGGTAGAGCTGACTGAGAAGCTCTTTGCTCTGGACACAGAGGGGCCCAAGAGCCCCGGCAGCACTCAG TCGGTCCTGAGTGATTTGGATCTGGAGACCCTGGCTCCCTACATCCCCATGGACGGAGAAGACTTCCAACTCCACCCCATCATTACTGAAGAGGCCCCTGGAGGCACCGAGGGGGCCGCTGACCAAATGGGACACCGCACCACACAGAACGGGTTCAGCAACATCGCCAGCCTCTTCCAGCCCCTGGGATCCCCACAGTCTGCCCACTACCAGCCCGCCAAGTGGGCCCCAGGAGACAAGAGAGGCCCCAACCACAGTGAAATAAGCCCCATGGACTCCAGGCCTACTCTGCCCTACACAGGCCCTGCACAGATCACCCCCTACCACACCCTAGCCAGCACCCCTTTGTCCTCCATGGGCGGACGTCAGAACCTGCAGTGGCCCCCCGATCCCCCGTTACACTACCAACAACAAGTGGACGCCATGGGCGGAAGCAACTCATGTCAGAACATGCCGGTCAACAGGATGCACAAGCAGAG GTCAATGGAGAACTTTGTCCAGGCCTACAGAGACATGAGTCCTGCTAGAATCGCCATAGCCAACAACTTCAAGCGTTCCTTCACGCAAATGGCAGTG GGTGACTCCACCCTGAGTACGCCATCAGAGATGATGTGGAAGAGGATGAGGAATGAAAGCTGTGCCATCCTGGATAGATCTCTCAGCACCAGCTCACTGGCAG ATAAAGGTATGTGCATACATGGGGGTGTTGACCAGTGTCTCAGCCCCCTTCAACGGCACAGGAAGTCCCAGTATCCAGGATGTGGAAACAGTGCACCTAAAAAAGCCTTCCCCGAACAGTGGTGCAACTACAGAGAATACCGTATGCTGCCCTCTCCCAAAACTGAGG gGGTTGCCAGTCGGCTGTTGGGCCCGTCCTTTGAGACCTATTGTCTGCCAGAGCTCACCCGCTACGACTGCGAGGTCAATGTCCCTCTCCAAGGCAACCTGCACTTGCTGCAGGGCAGTGACCTACTGAGAGCCTTGGACCAGGCCACCTAG